The genomic region TGCGGCGGCGTAGGGACGCAGCGCGACGAGCATCAGGATGACCATGACAGGCGCCGCTGTCGCCACCACAACGCTCAGCGAATATCGGATTTGCGAGGGATCGCGGAATACGAAGTCGGTCATGATCCCGACGACGAGGGGGCCCAGACTGAGCCCGATGAGCGTCGTAAAGGTGACGTACACGGCACTCACCTGCGCGCGGGCACGATTTGGCACGATCACCTGCAGCGATGTCGCGGCGCAAGGAAAGGGCATGTTGCCGCAGAAGGTGGCGATCGCCAGCAGACCGAGCGCTAGCTCCGCAGTCGGCATCAGCGGAGCGATCGCGCCGGCAACCCCGCAAACAGCAAATCCGCCCGCGGCGACGCGCAACGGGGCGTCGGCCCGGCCACGGGCACTCAGCCAATCGCTGAGCAGGCCGGCCACGAACACGCCGCTGGTACCGAATACCAGGAGGACCAGCCCATACCACAAGCCGATCTTGCCCGGACCCCAGCCGTATGTCCGCTCGAGCAAGGCCGGTGTCCAGATCGCGAAGGAATAGGCCACCAGCAACACCATCGCGAACCCGCAGAACATCGGCACCAGCGCCCTACGGCGGCTAATGATGACCGCCAGCACTTCGCGTTTCGTCAACGGCGATTTGGACCCTGAACCGCGGCGGCGGGGCTCTCGCACGAGAAAGAAGAACGGGACAAGTAGCAGCCCGGGGGCGCCGACAATCAGGAAGGCGACCTGCCAGGGCTCGAAGCCGTTCAACATCGGCGTGTCCATCAGCGGCGTCGTGGTCAGCCACGCGAGCAAGCTGCCTCCGCCGATAAACGCCAGTCCCTGGCCAATCGGTGCGCTCAACAGGAAGCCGCTCACCGGTCGTCCAAGCCTTTCGGGCGGAAAGCTGTCGGCGAGCATGGAAAGGCCAGCGGGCGTCAGGCTGGCCTCGCCGACCGCCACGCCGATGCGCGTTAGAAACAGCTGCGCA from Sphingopyxis sp. FD7 harbors:
- a CDS encoding spinster family MFS transporter, translating into MTTPTAAPIDDDGDWPAPRRGWMLVLLLALASIVSQFDRTVINLMVEPLKADFELNDTQFGMLQSVAFGIFYVLACIPIGRLADNHSRRVIIGSALALWSVFAMCSGLARSYAQLFLTRIGVAVGEASLTPAGLSMLADSFPPERLGRPVSGFLLSAPIGQGLAFIGGGSLLAWLTTTPLMDTPMLNGFEPWQVAFLIVGAPGLLLVPFFFLVREPRRRGSGSKSPLTKREVLAVIISRRRALVPMFCGFAMVLLVAYSFAIWTPALLERTYGWGPGKIGLWYGLVLLVFGTSGVFVAGLLSDWLSARGRADAPLRVAAGGFAVCGVAGAIAPLMPTAELALGLLAIATFCGNMPFPCAATSLQVIVPNRARAQVSAVYVTFTTLIGLSLGPLVVGIMTDFVFRDPSQIRYSLSVVVATAAPVMVILMLVALRPYAAARAQAD